A window of the Acidobacteriota bacterium genome harbors these coding sequences:
- a CDS encoding TldD/PmbA family protein: MAFTRRDFIKTVGASGVVLASHDLIGDLLAQTPAGNPLQSKFKGLGDMVLAQAKLAGCTYADVRFTRQASMSVNANGSNNAGRGGGGEFGGRGGGGGGRGGGGGGRGGGRGGGGFGGPQGFAAFGGREGSRGPAGFGVRVIHSGVWGFASSPIVTEDEIRRITNVAIDVAKASAVAKTFDVRLAPVPAYTAHWVSPMKKDPTTVPVTEQQQLVQRVVDIVMKNPQVTNVNCSVNMGYEWKYFASSEGSYIEQEIYDTQPSFSVTARVGEVTQSRQFTAVPKTAGWETAEESEMIENAERIASEAVEFCTAKPIGVGVKDLILSPSHAMLTLHEIVAHPTELDRIMGYEANYAGTSFIKVSDLGKLKYGSKLFNMTCDRTMPGAMGTVGYDDDGVKTQSWPLIREGILVGLQTNRETAHYIGEKESRGCTGAGSWRDYPFLRMPNVHMDYDPKGPSLEEIIADTKDGVMIDGRGSYSIDQQRYNGQFGGNAFWEVKNGKVTRMATNVTYQAITTDFWANLNAVGNQSTWKMFGTGGDAKGQPTQTNSISHGSPWMRIGKILVGAAFS; encoded by the coding sequence ATGGCTTTCACCCGCAGAGACTTCATCAAAACGGTCGGCGCCTCGGGCGTTGTCCTCGCGTCCCATGACCTCATCGGCGATCTGCTCGCGCAGACGCCCGCAGGCAATCCCCTGCAGTCCAAGTTCAAGGGCCTTGGAGACATGGTCCTCGCGCAGGCCAAGCTTGCGGGCTGCACCTACGCAGACGTGCGCTTCACGCGCCAGGCATCGATGTCTGTCAACGCCAACGGCAGCAACAACGCCGGTCGCGGAGGCGGCGGTGAATTCGGCGGCCGCGGTGGCGGAGGCGGCGGCCGGGGTGGTGGTGGCGGCGGTCGCGGCGGCGGTCGTGGCGGTGGCGGCTTCGGCGGTCCGCAGGGATTTGCGGCCTTCGGCGGGCGCGAAGGTTCGCGCGGTCCGGCGGGATTCGGCGTCCGCGTGATTCACAGCGGCGTGTGGGGCTTTGCGTCCAGCCCGATCGTGACCGAAGACGAAATTCGTCGCATCACGAACGTGGCCATCGACGTGGCCAAGGCGAGCGCGGTGGCCAAGACGTTTGATGTGCGGCTGGCGCCGGTGCCGGCCTACACGGCCCACTGGGTGTCGCCGATGAAGAAAGACCCGACCACGGTGCCTGTCACCGAGCAGCAGCAGCTCGTCCAGCGGGTCGTCGACATCGTCATGAAGAACCCGCAGGTCACGAACGTGAACTGCAGCGTGAACATGGGCTACGAGTGGAAGTACTTCGCGTCGTCTGAAGGGTCGTACATCGAACAGGAGATCTACGACACACAGCCGAGCTTCAGTGTGACGGCGCGGGTGGGTGAGGTGACGCAATCGCGGCAGTTCACGGCCGTGCCGAAGACCGCCGGCTGGGAAACCGCCGAAGAGTCGGAGATGATCGAAAACGCCGAGCGCATCGCGTCGGAAGCGGTTGAGTTCTGCACCGCGAAGCCGATTGGCGTCGGCGTGAAGGATCTGATCCTGTCTCCGTCACATGCGATGCTGACGCTGCATGAGATCGTGGCGCACCCCACCGAGCTCGATCGCATCATGGGGTATGAGGCCAACTACGCCGGCACGAGCTTCATCAAGGTGTCGGACCTCGGCAAGCTGAAGTACGGCTCCAAGCTGTTCAACATGACCTGCGACCGCACCATGCCGGGCGCCATGGGCACCGTTGGGTATGACGATGACGGCGTGAAGACGCAGAGCTGGCCGCTCATTCGCGAAGGCATCCTGGTGGGGCTGCAGACCAACCGTGAGACCGCGCACTACATCGGCGAGAAGGAAAGCCGCGGTTGCACCGGTGCCGGATCGTGGCGCGACTATCCCTTCCTGCGCATGCCCAACGTCCATATGGACTACGACCCGAAGGGGCCCTCGCTCGAAGAGATCATTGCCGACACGAAGGACGGCGTGATGATCGACGGACGCGGCAGCTACTCGATTGACCAGCAGCGTTACAACGGGCAGTTCGGCGGCAACGCGTTCTGGGAAGTCAAGAACGGCAAAGTGACCCGCATGGCCACGAACGTGACCTACCAGGCCATCACCACGGACTTCTGGGCCAACCTGAACGCGGTCGGCAACCAGTCCACGTGGAAGATGTTCGGCACGGGCGGCGACGCGAAGGGCCAGCCGACGCAGACCAACAGCATTTCGCACGGGTCGCCGTGGATGCGAATTGGAAAGATCCTCGTGGGCGCCGCGTTCTCGTAA